Genomic window (Mobula birostris isolate sMobBir1 chromosome 20, sMobBir1.hap1, whole genome shotgun sequence):
tgttgatcgtcagcgaggaggatatattatcaccaatctgcacagattgtggtcttccagttaggaagtcaaggattcaattgcagagggaggtacagaggcccaggttctgtaacttatcaatcaggattgtgtgaatgatgatgttaaatgctgagctatagtcaatgaacagcatcctgacataggtgtttgtatcgTCCAGGTGGTCAAAGGCCGTgtaaagagccattgagattgcatctgctgttgacctattgtggtgacaggcaaattgcaatgggtccaggttcttgctgacgcagaagttcagtctagtcatgaccaacctctcaaagcatttcatcactgtagatgtgagtgctaccggacgATAGTCATCAAGtcatttattcccattctttgttttctgccaatcagccaatgctccacccatgctagtaactcccctgtaattccatgggatcttatcttgctaagcagcctcatgagcggcaccttgtcaaaggccttctgaaaatccaagtacaccatgtctactgcatctcctttgtctaccctgcttgtaatttcctcaaaaaattgcagtaggttagtcgggcaggattttccttccAGGAAACCAGGCTGGCTTTCGCctaccttgtcatgtgcctccaggtacatcataatctcgtccttaataattgattccaacaacttcccaaccactgatatcaggctaacaggtctgtagtttcatttctgctgcctcccacccttcttaaatagcgaagtaacatttgcaattttccagtcatccagtacaatgccaaaatctattgattcttgaaagatccttgttaatgcctcagcaatctctccagctacttccatTAGAAcctgcgggtgcattccatcaggtccaggagatctatccaacctcagaccattaagcttcctgagcaccttctcagtcgtaattttcactgcacatacttcacttccctgatactcttgaacgtcttccactgtgaagactgatgcaacaataaggtcttttaagagactcctggatggatacatggatacatagagggctatggataagtctaggtagttctaaggtaaggacatgtttggcacagctttgtgggccgaagggccgatattgtgctgtaggttttctatgtttctaaaatatgcattcagttcctctgccatctctgcgtctctcattacaatatctccagcatcattttccctcaactctcttttaccctttatatgctTAAAAAAAGCTTTAGTATCTtatttgatattagtcgccagcttcctttcatagttcatcttttcttgtctaatgaccttcttagtttccttttgcaagtttttaaaagctccccaatcctctatctttccaccagatttggcttccttgtatgctctctcttttgcttttactttggctctgacttcacttgtcagccatggtagtgtccttcttacattcgaaaatttcttcttatttggaatatatctgtcttgcacttccctcatttttgcagaaactccagccattgctgctctgctgtccttcctgctcgtgtctctttccagtcaaccttggccagtgtaatttcctttattccactgaaatactgacacattggaatttagtttctccttctcaaatttcaaagtgaactcgatcatattgtgatcactgttccctaagggttccttaaacttaagctctcttatcacctctggatcattgcacaacacccaatccagcacagccgatcccctagtgggctcaacaacaagctgttctaaaaagccatctcctagACATTCtaaaaattctctctcttgaggtccagtactgacctagtttacccaatccactttcatgttaaaatccccaacgattatcatggcattgcctttctgacatgccttttctatctcctgctgtaatttgtaatccacatcccagtgctgtttggaggcctgtatacaactgccattaggatccttttacccttgtcattccttaactcaacccatagagactctacaccttccgatcctatgtcattactttctaatgatttaatattatttcttatacacaggaccACACgactccctctgcctactaacctatcttccgatacactgtatatccttggatattcagcttccaatggcagccatcctttagtcaATTTTTAGAGATGGCTACAACGTCATATtcgccaatctgtagctgaatttcaagatcgtccattttatttcttatgctgcgtgcattcaaatataacattttcagtccagtatttgttgctttctgttttaactgcaccacacctctattgccccGTAACTCATCCCTGTAGGCGCTCctatgcttcccttgtccaaaccttcttggtcctcactactggtgctgcagtcttcagtctctgtctatactcagtgatcagacttcctgaagtgagggcatggaataacACGGTAAGCGCCCTTGATGGTGGTTTAACAATATAGTAACATAAAATATCTATGGCAATTTTAGAGTAACCAAGACGTTGCTACCTAGAGGTAGTCACAAATTGACCGTGTGAACACCTTGAGAAGTTCTGGCCTCAAAACCATGGAGGCTGAGGCACAAAGCATTCTCTAAATGGACAGACCAAAAATCAATAGATGATATACCCTGATTTTAATTTGAAAGGTATAAAGAATAAACTGAAATCTTTTAATATTCAGAATCTATCGAAGTGCATCAGAGAGGAGAAAATGGTGGAGAGCATTTAAAACTGGGCTTGTGGCTTTGAAAGCGTATCCTTCGGCTAGAATACTGATCTGTCATTTAGTTTTAATGAGACCAAAAattgacaatcaatgtgcaaaacacaGACTATGCTGAGAATATGAATTGTAAAGAATTATAATGAATTGCCCTTGAAAGTGGTAGAATCAgctcagagtagtggtgaatgaagttattcacacCGGTTTAGGGGCCTGATGGGTGTAGAGTAattattgttcctgaacctgtggtgTGGGACATTAAGATTCTGTACCCCCccaccacagaactgccactcactggatagtTTTTGTTTCTCATaccagtctctgtaaactctagagactgtcgtgcatgataatcccaggagatcagcggtttccgagatactcaaaaACTACCCCGTCTgtcaccaacgatcattccacgttcaaagtcacttagatcacatttcttccccattctgatgtatggtctaaacaacaactgaacctcttgtccatttctgcatgcttttatgctttgagttcctgccatgtgattggctgattagatcttTGCATTAAAgaacaggtgtgcaggtgtactaataaagtggccactgcatgtATATTAACATCCTTCATAATTGCTGGGTTTAAATTCTGTACCTTTGATACAGACACTCCAGCTGTCAAGCAGGCAGTACACCAACATCTTAAGAGATATTAGAAAGGGGAAAACAAAAGGGACTTGCTAGTGTACTATCTACAGGATATCATATAAAAAGATCTCCTTTTCACCTCTGGGAAATGTTAAAatgggagaagaaggagaattCAGCACTGTCTTCCAAGAGTGGAATGTTCATCAGTAAAATGCAGGGGAGGTTTTTATATAACCATGCTTCTTTTTAATTGTTTTCCCTTTTTATTCCAATATAGATATTCTTTTTCTATCAAAACGTCAGTACGGTGGCACAGGACAGTAAGTTCACTCAAAGGTTGAAGTGGCAGGGTGACATCATGAAAAAAAACGCCTCCATTCTCATAAGTGACATGAACTGTACTGACAACGGCGAATTCATCTGTGATTTGAGGATCCCCAGATTTTCCAACAATGTCTATAGAAGCAAGACACGTTTAATAGTTTTCTGCGAAGGTAATAAATGACACCATTGCAATTCTGCCCAGTTAGGGTGAATGTAAAAGACTTGAATGCTTCTGAATTCTGTGTGGTGGAACATAAATACAAAGGGGTGATTGGTGTATAACTAATCAGTGAGGTTTTGTCTTTTGGCATTCTGTACAATATGTGAATAGGAAGGAacattgaaatgcctagatagagcgggcatggagaggatgtttctagaCAATGGAGGTGTCTAGACTCTAAAACCAGAGGGttcagcatcagaatagaaggatgcccctttagaacagggatcaggtggatggtaaatctgtggaattcattgctacagatggctttggaggcaaagtcattgagtatatttaaaacagtgattgataggttcttgattagtcaaggtgtcaaaagctacagggagaaggcaggagaatgaggttgagtgagatgataaatcagctatgatggattGTTGGAGCaagttcaatgggctgaatggccaaattctgctcttatgtcttctgGTTTTATGGAATTAATCTATTAGGAAATAGCAGTAGGAATGAATATGGTGCAATTGTTTTTTTTGGGAGACTCTACGACATGAATCATTGGGAAAGTAATTTGTACCATTGGGATTGTGTAcaatgggactaaatgggaagGAATTGCTTGAATAGTTTTTTTTCTTAATGGAAATGAATAGGAACAGattgttcttttgggtttctaaATAATGGAAGGGAATGAGATGAAATTGGTCAGTTGGAAAACTATAGTGGCAACGGTAACTTTGTTATTGTGAGCCTGTACAGTGTTTGTGAACGGGAAGGTTTTGGTCTATTGGGATTCCATTACATGGGAGTGAAGAGTAAGAGTGCATGTGATTCGGAATCTAAACAAAAGGAGTGAATGAAATCAGATTGGATGAAGGGGAACTGGCTGGATGAGGAGAACTAGTCAGATGATTGAGAAAAATATAGATGATTGAGATTCTACAGAAAGGGCTTGCATCAGAAAAGATTAAAcaaaagggattctgcagatgcttcagatctagagcaacacatacaaaatgctgaaggaactcaccaagttaggcagcatttatggagatgaataaagagtcgctgttttttaaaattttttttattgatgaggctttgtcaagcacctctgctccatccacaaaaagcagaatttcccggtgaacaaccatttcaattcctatcaCCATTTCTGTTCCAACGTATCAGCCTATGGCCTCATCTTTTGCCATAATAAgatcactctcagggtggaggagcaacacctcatatcatcaaaacctgatgacatgaacatcgatttctccagattctggtaatttttctctctcccttccgtcttcttcaattccccactctggcaacttaccttttctcctcacctgcgtATCACCTtgccctggtgcccctcctccttccatttctcccatgctCCATTCTCCTCTATtatcagattgcttcttctccagtcccataccttttctacctatcacctcccaacttcttacttcatcctcctcccccacccatccagcttcacctgtcaccttccaggtGGTCTTCCTTCCTGCCCCCTCCCTCGTATTGTGGCATCTTTCCAGTCTGGATGAAGGCCTTAGTCcagaatattgactgtttattcatagatgccgcctgacctgctgagtttttccagcattttgtgtctgttgatcATAAAAGATTATTCTATTGCTATTCTATGCAAAAGAGTGAACGGGAAAAGATTTCGGCCAACTCTAAGGAGCATTGCATAATTTCCTGAAAGCTCCCTGAAAGTCATtagtgtggtaaagaaggcatctGGGATGCTTACTTTTGTTAGTCAAGGCTTTGAAGTCAAGAGTCAGGATGCTATAATGCAGCTTCACTAAACTCTTGTTAGATTTGcactcaattctggttgccccattaaaggaaggatgctgaggctttgaagagggtgcagaagaggtttaccaaggtgctgcctggattagagagcatgcgcTATAATGAGTTGGACAAATCTGAAGTGTTTCCTGtggggtggtggaggctgaggggatgcCTGATAGAAggttataaaatgatgagagtaGATAGAGTAGACAACAAGTATCTTTTCCCCTGGTTTAAATGTCTAATActaaagggcatgcatttaaagtttgAGGGGGTAAAGATTAAAGggaatgtgcagggcaagtttttattttacacagagaggtggGTGACTCAAATGCAGGGCCAGGGCTGTTGGAggaagcagatacaacagagGTATTTAAGGTACTCTTAGCTAGATGCAGGAATATACAGAGTTGGATGGATATGGACCATGTTCAGGCAGAAAAGATTTGtctatgatttatttatttttttatttattgagatacagcacagaataggcccttccaacccttcaaGCCATGgagcccaatttaaccctagcctaatcacaggacaatttacaatgagcaaccggtacatctctggactgtgggaggaaacccatgcagtcacagggagaacgtacaaactccttaggggcagcagcgggaattgaacccagtcactggtactgtaaagtgttgtgctaaccactatgctaccgtgccaccccgtccaccttatctacacccctcatgaaTCTATGTTCTGGAGAATCTTTGCTCTTTTTACATCTAAATATCTTGTTCCAATAGCATCTCCTATGTGGTAAATTGCTATGACTCGCTAACCTTTCGACATTTCTAATTCCTACAGACAGTAGGGGTTTACGAGCCCTGAGCATTCCCAGTTCCAAGGAAGGGATAACAAAGAATGTTATCATATATATATCAGCTGGGAttttcaccatcttcattgcatTCTCTGTACTCCTAGTAATTATATGGAAATATTCATCACGTACAGCACCAAGAAATGAAAGGTATATTCTTTAAGGAGAGGGATATTGATAGAGTTACAGATTTTGAACAATGTATAATGCTGAACTTTTCTCTCTAGTATCAGTGATTCACCAGGATGGAATGAGGCAAGTGCCCCTGAAAATGTTAAGGTAAGCGGTGTTTTACCATATATAATTTGAGCACAAATGTATTTGTGATTCAGAACAATGAGACGGTTCTTCCAGTGATTGGCAAGTCACCTGAACTAGACAGTTTTCATCCACTGAAGCTGAAAGTTTCTTTGAATTAGTCACTCTCAGGCTTACTGGCTGTCAAAGCTGTCATTAATGTTGAATGTTTGTAGTTGTCTTCAACATCCAAGCATTGAAAAACTTAGTGAACTACTAATAAAAACACTTCAGAAATTAAAATATTAAGGAAACCTTAGAAcatgattcttcagttaaatcaAAACATACATACTGTTCTCTGGTGGGCACTTCTTCCAGTTACTCAGTCTTCCTGCTGGGACTATCCAGGACAGGAGAAGTGGGTGAAACTCCTGGTCTTAGACCTAGAGAAAGTGAAGAAGTTTACACTGACCTGCTGGATCTGCAAGGTCTGCATTAGCAAGGTGATACTTAATTCGAGAGAAGACTGGACTATGCTTGGACATCCCAAGCTTCCAGCTGGTTAAGTGAATAAAAACCAATAGATTATTTGGCTTTTCAGGAGAGTACCTGGTCTGCTAAGTGTTCAATTATGTTCTCAGATTCTGAAAGTTTAAGACTAAATTACCAACAAATTTTGAGTCTTCTTCCAAGCACTCTTTAGATCTAGAGATAGATCCACTTAAACCTCACCATCCACCAATCTACAGTTAATTCAGTCAACATAAGGTTAATTTCCATGTGATTATACAGAGTCATAGGGTTTTtcagcatagaacaggccctttgtccacCACATTTATGCCAAATGTTGTGCCAATGTATACTAATCCCAGTTATCTGCATTAATTCCACATTCTTCTGTGCCCTGGTACTTGTTActtcaagtacctgtccaaatgtaatttGGTGGTGCGgaagcatagtagttagcacaacactctaCCATTGATTAGTCTTCATTTcccgctgttgtctgtaaggagtttgtacattctctctgctACCGTGTaaggtttccttcgggtgctccaatttcctcccacattccaaaaatgtatggcTTAGGGTTAACCGAGTTGTGGGGAtggtatgttggtgctggaagtgtggtgatacttgcaggctgcccccagcacatcctcagactgtgttggtcattgacacaagtgacacatttcactgcctgtttcaatgtacatgtgacaaataaagctgatctttaaaagACTTCTTAAATGCCACCACCTCCTCctcagctcattccagatattaACCATTCTTTGTATGAAAAGTTTacctctcaggtcccttttaaaactCCTCCATCTCTCCTTAAACTTATGGTCCCTAATTTGAGACACCCCTACCACGGGAAACAGATATGAGCCATCTACCCTATCTAACCCTCTCAAATTTCATATAGCtgtgtcatgtctcctctcagacTCTTTCACACCAGGGAACAAAAGGTCAGCCTATCCAACCTCTCCTGATAACTCAAGCCCTCTTATTCAGGTTCCTGgtttaatcacatctttcctattaGTGTAACATCCAGAATGGCACACAATGTAACGATTGAGGCCTAACAATAATTTTGCCCAGCAGTAACAGGACATCCCAGATCTTGTCACTGGCTGGGCTATGAACTGTAAGTATGCCATACACTTTCCTCACTACCCTTTCTACCTGTGCTCCAGCTTTCAGGTGACTATGTAATGGTACCCCAAGGTTTGTTTGCTCATTGACACTTCCCAAGGCCCTGTATTGTTGAGTCCAGAATGTTACttcaaataaaatcaaagaaacaAAGTCCAAGGTTATGAATTTATCATCTATTTGAAATAATTGTGacatagtataagaaataagtagCCAGGATGAGCTGCAGAGTGTTTGGAAACAGCAGGAtggttttaagaccataagaccataagacaaaggagcagaagtcggccattcggcccatcgagtctgctccaccattttatcatgagctgatccattctcctatttagtcccactgctccgccttctcaccataacctttgatgccctggctactcagatacctatcaatttctgccttaattacacccagtgaattggcctccactgccgcccatggcaacaaattccatagattcaccaccctctgactaaaaaaatttcttcgcatctctgttctgaaagggtgcccttcaatccttaagtcatgccctctcgtactagactcccccatcatgggaaacaactttgccacatccgctctgtccatgcctttcaacgttcgaaatgtttctatgaggtctcccctcattcttctaaactccaaggaatacagtccaagagcggacaaatgttcctcatatgttaaccttctcattcccagaatcattctagtgaatcttctctgtaccctctccaacgtcagcacatcctttcttaattaaggagaccaaaactgcccacagtactccaagtaaggtctcaccagcgccttatagagcctcaacatcacatccctgctcctatactctattcctctagaaatgaatgccaacattgcattcgccttcttcaccaccgactcaatctgggggttaaccttaagggtatcctgtacgaggactcccaagtcccgttgcatctcagaactttgaattctctccccatttaaataatagtctgcccatttatttcttctgccaaagtgcagaactatacactttccaacattgtatttcatttgccacttctttgcccattcttccaatccatccaagtctctctgcagactctctgtttcctcagcactactggcccctccacctatcttcgtatcatcagcaagcttagccacaaagccatctattccataatccaaatcgttgatgtacaatgtaaaaagaagcagccccaacacggacccctgtggaacaccactggtaactggcagccaactagaataggatccctttattcccactctctgtttcctgccaatcagccaacgctctatccacgtatgtaacttccccgtaattccatgggctcttatcttgttagtagcctcatgtgtggcaccttgtcaaaggccttctgaaaatccaaatatacaacatccactgcatctcccttgtctagcctacttgtaatttcctcaaaaaattgcaataggtttgtcaggcaggattttcctttaaggaatccatgctgagttctgcctatcttgtcatatgcctccaggtactctgtaacctcatccttgacaatcaactccaacaacttcccaaacaccgatgtcaagctaacaagtctataatttcctttttgcttccttgcccccttcttaaatagcggagtgacatttgcaatcttccagtcctccggaaccatgccagaatctattgacttttgaaagatcgtcgctattgcctccgcaatctccacagctacttccttcagaacacgcgggtgcattccatctggtccaggagatctatctacctttagactattcagcttcctgagttctttctctgtcgtaattgtgactgcgcacacttctcttccctgccacctttgagtgtccggtatactgctgatgtcttcctcagtgaagactgatgcaaaatactcattcagttcctccgccatctcctcatctcccattacaatttctccagcatcattttctatcggtcctatatctactctcacctgtcttttactctttatgtagttgaaaaagcttttagtatcctctttgatattatttgctagcttcctttcatagttaatcctttccttcttaatgaccatCTTAGTTTccctttgtaagcttttaaaaacttcccaatcctctgtcttcccactaatttttgcttccttttatgccctctcctttgctttaactttggctttgacttcccttgtcaaccacggttgcatccttttcccatttgaaaatttcttcttttttggaatatacctgtcttgcaccttcctcacttctcgcataaactccagccactgctgctctgctgtctttcccgccagtgtccctttccagtcaactttggccagttcctctctcatgccactgtaatttcctttactccactgaaataccgacacatcagatttcggcttctctttttcaaatttcacagtgaactcaatcatgttatgatcactgtctcctaagggttccttcacctctatctctctaatcacctccggttcattacacaatacccaatccagtacagccgatcccctaatgggctcaacaacaagctgttctaaaaagccacttcgcagatattctacaaattctctctcttgagatccagtgccgacctgattttcccaatccactcgcatgttaaaatcccgcacaattatcataacactgcccttctgacaagccttttctatttcccgttgtaatttgtagtccacatccctgcagctgttagaaggcctgtatataactgccaccaggatccttttacccctgcaatttcttagctcaacccataaagattctgcactttccgatcctatgtcacctctttctagtgaTTTAATATCACTTcgtaccaataaagccacacctccccctctgcctaccttcctatccttccgatacaccgtgtattcttggacgttcagctcccagagacatgcatcctttagccacgtctcagtgatggccacaatatcatacctgccaatctgtagctgtacgaca
Coding sequences:
- the LOC140212757 gene encoding uncharacterized protein isoform X1, translated to MMNSGMGLHFLLMLLTVYIIRPILPVGIHTPEYLVVHQGMDLLLDCKLDYQEHIQIHNIKLEWLYIPTGSNEESQIFFFYQNVSTVAQDSKFTQRLKWQGDIMKKNASILISDMNCTDNGEFICDLRIPRFSNNVYRSKTRLIVFCEDSRGLRALSIPSSKEGITKNVIIYISAGIFTIFIAFSVLLVIIWKYSSRTAPRNESISDSPGWNEASAPENVKETGGYLTVNRQPAHQNDRKRTSVEERQNKETKKDEDETYVTMHAFSGTWKTNGQSPNPVKQQ
- the LOC140212757 gene encoding uncharacterized protein isoform X2 — translated: MDLLLDCKLDYQEHIQIHNIKLEWLYIPTGSNEESQIFFFYQNVSTVAQDSKFTQRLKWQGDIMKKNASILISDMNCTDNGEFICDLRIPRFSNNVYRSKTRLIVFCEDSRGLRALSIPSSKEGITKNVIIYISAGIFTIFIAFSVLLVIIWKYSSRTAPRNESISDSPGWNEASAPENVKETGGYLTVNRQPAHQNDRKRTSVEERQNKETKKDEDETYVTMHAFSGTWKTNGQSPNPVKQQ
- the LOC140212757 gene encoding uncharacterized protein isoform X3, whose product is MAETPLTALDMNEETLKIFFFYQNVSTVAQDSKFTQRLKWQGDIMKKNASILISDMNCTDNGEFICDLRIPRFSNNVYRSKTRLIVFCEDSRGLRALSIPSSKEGITKNVIIYISAGIFTIFIAFSVLLVIIWKYSSRTAPRNESISDSPGWNEASAPENVKETGGYLTVNRQPAHQNDRKRTSVEERQNKETKKDEDETYVTMHAFSGTWKTNGQSPNPVKQQ